One segment of Actinomyces sp. 432 DNA contains the following:
- a CDS encoding arabinan endo-1,5-alpha-L-arabinosidase: MDSNAQARPVPSPAPTATPVTAYAPGTGADPGAWGAHDPTVIRSRDGRYYMFSTDTEVAGSPGVGVQVRRSDDLLHWQWVGHAFDGVPASAEQWSGAQGIWAPDVVERDGEYRMYYSASTFGSRRSCINLAVSASLEGPWTDLGPVVRTRAEDPVNAIDAAIVRTAEGTDLMLYGSFFGGLRLIALDERGLPRRPGDLGVPVSRRTTAHNGPIEGSHMWYDAETGRYLLICSFDSLFDTYNIRAARSEHPEGPFLDAAGRRLGSQEGDIVDGGTKILGSLVTTSGETELAPGHSNHLVTPDGMLLVHHVRTGADPERHRAQLRRMALTSAGWPVVSPVEYDALPLLPLDGAALDGPWRVWRMDTGSTRPATPSAHAVHLGALLPTPAEQGGARATLDVDGRAVDAVVWRTQASTAFAGLERDEVVLGVRAE; this comes from the coding sequence ATGGATAGCAACGCGCAAGCCCGCCCGGTCCCCTCGCCCGCGCCGACTGCGACGCCCGTAACCGCCTACGCGCCCGGTACCGGGGCCGATCCCGGCGCCTGGGGTGCCCACGACCCCACGGTCATCCGCTCCCGCGACGGCCGCTACTACATGTTCTCCACGGACACCGAGGTCGCAGGATCACCCGGGGTCGGCGTACAGGTTCGCCGCTCCGACGACCTGCTGCACTGGCAGTGGGTGGGGCACGCCTTCGACGGGGTGCCTGCCTCGGCCGAGCAGTGGTCCGGGGCGCAGGGCATCTGGGCGCCCGACGTCGTCGAGCGCGACGGCGAGTACCGCATGTACTACTCCGCCTCCACCTTCGGCTCGCGGCGCTCGTGCATCAACCTGGCGGTGTCCGCGAGCCTGGAGGGCCCCTGGACGGATCTGGGACCGGTGGTGCGCACGCGCGCCGAGGACCCGGTCAATGCCATCGATGCCGCAATCGTGCGCACCGCAGAGGGAACGGATCTGATGCTCTACGGTTCCTTCTTCGGCGGACTGCGGCTAATCGCCCTGGATGAGCGGGGCCTGCCCCGCCGGCCGGGCGACCTGGGCGTACCGGTCAGCCGGCGCACCACCGCGCACAACGGCCCCATTGAGGGCTCGCACATGTGGTACGACGCGGAGACCGGGCGCTACCTGCTGATTTGCTCCTTCGACTCGCTGTTCGACACCTACAACATCCGGGCCGCGCGTTCCGAGCACCCCGAGGGGCCGTTCCTCGATGCGGCCGGCCGCCGTCTGGGCTCCCAGGAGGGTGACATCGTGGACGGCGGCACCAAGATCCTCGGCTCCCTGGTAACCACTTCGGGCGAGACGGAGCTGGCCCCCGGGCACTCCAACCACCTGGTGACCCCGGACGGCATGCTCTTGGTCCACCACGTCCGTACCGGCGCCGATCCCGAGCGCCACCGGGCGCAGCTGCGCCGCATGGCGCTGACCTCCGCCGGCTGGCCGGTGGTGAGCCCCGTCGAGTACGACGCGCTCCCCCTGCTGCCTTTGGATGGGGCCGCCCTGGACGGCCCGTGGCGGGTGTGGCGGATGGACACCGGCTCCACGCGCCCCGCAACGCCGTCCGCGCATGCGGTGCACTTGGGCGCCCTGCTCCCGACGCCCGCGGAACAGGGCGGCGCCCGGGCCACCCTGGACGTCGATGGCCGAGCCGTCGACGCCGTCGTCTGGCGCACCCAGGCCTCTACCGCCTTCGCGGGACTGGAGAGAGACGAGGTCGTGCTGGGAGTCCGGGCGGAATGA